Proteins from a genomic interval of Myxococcales bacterium:
- the thrC gene encoding threonine synthase gives MTVASVQNQSEASFVKSMKCRECGNEYPKQPVHVCEYCFGPLEIAYDYEAIGRALTRKTIESRAPSMWRYAELLPIDGPPTVGAQTGMTPLVKANRLAAWLGVKELWLKNDSVSYPTLSFKDRVVSVAISKAREFGIKVVACASTGNLANATASQAASVGMPAVILIPHDLEPAKVLATSVYGARVVGVSGTYDDVNRLCSEIAGKYGWGFVNVNLRPFYAEGSKAFGYEIAEQLGWKLPAHVVVPMAGGSLITKIDKSFKEFTKLGLVEARGSTKIHGAQAAGCGPIASMVVEDRDFVKPVKTPQTIAKSLAIGNPADGIYARQTMLGSGGFAALPNDDDICDAILALAEHEGIFTETAGGVTLGAAKKLVEQGRIGADDGPVVICITGQGLKTQDPLVERVRKPSLIGPKLTDFDQLVGSGTFTGYLS, from the coding sequence ATGACCGTTGCGTCCGTCCAAAACCAAAGCGAAGCGTCGTTCGTCAAGAGCATGAAGTGCCGCGAGTGCGGCAACGAATACCCAAAGCAGCCCGTTCACGTCTGTGAATACTGCTTCGGACCACTCGAGATCGCCTACGACTACGAGGCCATCGGCCGTGCGCTGACGCGCAAGACGATCGAGAGCCGCGCGCCCTCCATGTGGCGCTACGCCGAGCTTTTGCCCATCGATGGTCCGCCCACCGTGGGGGCGCAGACGGGCATGACGCCGCTCGTGAAGGCCAACCGGCTCGCCGCTTGGCTGGGCGTCAAAGAGCTGTGGCTCAAGAACGACTCCGTCAGCTACCCCACCCTCTCCTTCAAGGACCGCGTGGTGTCCGTGGCCATCAGCAAGGCCCGCGAGTTCGGCATCAAGGTGGTGGCCTGCGCGAGCACGGGCAACCTGGCCAATGCCACCGCGTCGCAGGCAGCCTCTGTGGGCATGCCCGCCGTCATTCTGATCCCTCACGACCTGGAACCCGCCAAGGTGTTGGCCACGAGCGTCTACGGCGCGCGGGTCGTCGGGGTCAGCGGCACCTACGACGACGTCAACCGGCTCTGCTCGGAGATCGCCGGTAAGTACGGGTGGGGGTTCGTCAACGTGAACCTGCGTCCGTTCTACGCCGAGGGCTCCAAGGCCTTCGGCTACGAAATCGCCGAGCAGCTCGGATGGAAACTGCCAGCCCACGTCGTGGTGCCCATGGCAGGCGGCTCTCTCATCACGAAGATCGACAAGTCTTTCAAGGAGTTCACGAAGCTGGGCCTCGTCGAAGCCCGGGGCTCGACGAAGATTCACGGCGCGCAGGCCGCGGGCTGTGGCCCCATCGCTTCGATGGTGGTCGAGGATCGCGACTTCGTGAAGCCCGTGAAGACCCCACAGACGATCGCAAAGAGCCTGGCCATCGGAAACCCGGCAGACGGCATCTACGCCCGCCAAACGATGTTGGGCTCGGGGGGCTTCGCCGCCTTACCGAACGACGACGACATCTGCGATGCCATCCTGGCGCTGGCCGAACACGAAGGCATCTTCACCGAGACGGCCGGGGGGGTCACCCTGGGCGCGGCGAAGAAGCTGGTGGAGCAGGGGCGGATCGGGGCCGACGATGGACCCGTGGTCATCTGCATCACGGGCCAGGGCCTCAAGACGCAAGACCCCCTGGTCGAGCGGGTGCGCAAGCCCAGCTTGATTGGCCCCAAACTCACCGACTTCGACCAACTCGTCGGCAGTGGCACGTTCACCGGGTACCTCTCATAA
- a CDS encoding DUF721 domain-containing protein: MTKRGPRRPHMPAPQSFADLLPEVVQRMGGAGRGVEQRVFMAYDKAAGPLLARQSRPERLKDGTLIVRLESSALAQELSLLKRTLMERMSVELGETLVRDVRTRVGPLEE, translated from the coding sequence GTGACGAAGCGAGGCCCGCGCCGCCCCCACATGCCTGCGCCCCAGAGCTTCGCCGACCTCCTGCCCGAAGTCGTGCAACGGATGGGCGGCGCTGGCCGAGGCGTGGAACAGCGGGTTTTCATGGCGTACGACAAGGCCGCCGGCCCTCTCTTGGCAAGGCAGTCCCGCCCGGAGCGCCTCAAAGACGGCACCCTGATCGTGCGGCTCGAAAGTTCGGCGCTGGCTCAGGAGCTGTCGCTGCTCAAGCGCACGCTCATGGAACGCATGAGCGTGGAGCTCGGTGAGACCCTGGTGCGCGACGTGCGCACGCGCGTGGGACCGCTCGAAGAGTGA
- a CDS encoding Mov34/MPN/PAD-1 family protein gives MSKHPTITPEALALLYAHARRDYPKECCGIVFGPKDSDLATRAQACRNIQDELHAEDPAQFPRDARTAYNFDAGDIFKLQKSLRGDEPAKIIYHSHANVGAYFSDTDQAAARMGDEPAYPVEYLVIDAQAHGVEGAVQFAWDAEAKSYVEVKRYG, from the coding sequence ATGTCGAAGCACCCCACGATCACCCCCGAAGCCCTCGCCCTTCTCTACGCGCACGCACGACGGGACTATCCAAAGGAATGCTGTGGGATCGTCTTTGGGCCCAAGGACAGCGACCTTGCCACCCGGGCCCAGGCCTGCCGCAACATCCAAGACGAGCTGCACGCCGAGGATCCCGCGCAGTTCCCACGCGACGCCCGCACCGCCTACAACTTCGACGCCGGTGACATCTTCAAGCTACAAAAAAGCCTTCGGGGCGACGAGCCTGCCAAGATCATCTACCACTCCCACGCGAACGTGGGTGCCTACTTCAGCGACACCGACCAAGCCGCTGCCCGCATGGGCGACGAGCCCGCCTACCCGGTGGAGTACCTGGTCATCGACGCGCAGGCCCACGGCGTCGAGGGCGCGGTGCAGTTCGCCTGGGACGCCGAGGCCAAGTCGTACGTCGAAGTGAAGCGCTACGGTTGA
- a CDS encoding MFS transporter yields the protein MTASGAKPLEPQARPARAPETLREPTPPTPKALPVRRVTIPAAVAPVLQIPDLDARIWLLAAVRFIVTAGFAVVMPFLAMHLAVDRGVSVLRIGGLWALSSAGCAAMQWLAGHLADKLGRRPVLVWGMVVRSVNLAVLGYAIGQQASFAVIGVLAVLNGALRGFYDPVAWAVVASLSSREERVAAFSFHRVGSSLGWVAGPLVATLAADAEFSTLFYVCAPFTLLAPAIAFLIPETRPEAPRQTPKLFEVLSSGGDPVFLRFLMASLAYFMLQTQMYHMMSVFAAKYVGLGRAQVGTLFTLNAIFVVLLQMPTVRLIRRWGTAKALVIGSVGYMVAFAACGLAWNYLSLLACVGLITLCEILTAPAQQARVTALAPPDKVARYTGVFGLFQGAAQTLGPVLGVFLLETISPRGAWFVLASLGLVAALLYRTAAAPSRGR from the coding sequence GTGACCGCGTCTGGCGCCAAGCCGCTCGAGCCTCAGGCTCGGCCTGCGCGTGCGCCCGAAACGCTCCGCGAGCCCACGCCCCCCACGCCGAAGGCCCTTCCCGTTCGGCGCGTCACCATACCCGCTGCGGTCGCGCCGGTTCTGCAAATCCCCGACCTCGATGCGCGCATCTGGCTCTTGGCCGCGGTGCGGTTCATCGTCACCGCGGGCTTCGCCGTGGTCATGCCGTTTTTGGCCATGCACCTGGCGGTCGATCGCGGGGTGTCCGTGCTGCGTATCGGGGGTCTGTGGGCCCTGTCGAGCGCCGGCTGCGCGGCCATGCAGTGGCTGGCGGGGCACCTGGCCGACAAGCTGGGGCGCCGCCCCGTGCTGGTCTGGGGCATGGTGGTGCGCTCCGTGAATTTGGCGGTGCTGGGTTATGCCATTGGCCAGCAGGCTTCGTTTGCCGTGATTGGGGTCTTGGCGGTGCTCAACGGGGCGCTGCGCGGGTTCTACGACCCGGTGGCGTGGGCCGTGGTGGCTTCGCTCAGTTCGCGGGAAGAACGTGTGGCCGCTTTTTCGTTTCACCGCGTGGGCAGCAGCCTGGGGTGGGTGGCGGGTCCTCTCGTGGCCACGTTGGCAGCTGACGCCGAGTTCTCGACCCTTTTTTACGTGTGCGCGCCTTTCACGTTGCTGGCGCCAGCGATTGCCTTTTTGATTCCCGAGACCCGCCCCGAGGCCCCTCGGCAGACGCCCAAGCTCTTCGAGGTGCTGAGTTCGGGGGGCGACCCCGTGTTCCTGCGCTTCCTGATGGCGTCGCTCGCCTATTTCATGCTGCAAACGCAGATGTATCACATGATGTCGGTCTTTGCGGCGAAGTACGTGGGCCTCGGGCGCGCCCAGGTTGGCACGCTGTTCACACTCAACGCCATCTTCGTCGTGCTGCTGCAGATGCCCACCGTGCGCCTGATTCGGCGCTGGGGAACGGCCAAGGCGCTCGTGATCGGCTCGGTCGGCTACATGGTGGCGTTCGCCGCGTGTGGACTGGCGTGGAACTACCTGTCCCTGCTGGCCTGCGTGGGACTCATCACGTTGTGCGAGATCCTGACGGCGCCTGCGCAGCAGGCCAGAGTGACGGCGTTGGCCCCGCCTGACAAGGTGGCCCGGTACACGGGCGTGTTCGGCCTGTTTCAGGGTGCGGCTCAGACCTTGGGCCCCGTGCTCGGCGTCTTCCTGCTGGAGACGATCTCCCCGCGGGGCGCCTGGTTCGTGCTCGCGAGCCTGGGGCTCGTGGCCGCCCTGCTCTACCGAACGGCTGCGGCCCCCTCACGGGGTCGCTAG
- a CDS encoding FKBP-type peptidyl-prolyl cis-trans isomerase, translating into MNARALRGLCPVPALVLLGCVGTGPNLEGLGHSPQAERAKALDPAFATPPPDAERFASGVAKTTLRPGTGTLMPDPGSLVRVEFEGFRANGTLFDSSKRKGKPQIFELSETVRGLSEALTHMVEGEVARFWIPGHLAYGDKPEDPRLPAGPLVFELELLKIVRR; encoded by the coding sequence GTGAACGCTCGGGCGCTCCGGGGTCTCTGTCCCGTGCCCGCCCTCGTGCTCTTGGGGTGTGTGGGGACCGGCCCGAACCTCGAGGGGCTCGGCCACTCGCCCCAGGCCGAGAGGGCCAAGGCTCTGGATCCTGCGTTCGCCACACCTCCGCCGGATGCGGAGAGGTTCGCCTCGGGGGTGGCGAAAACAACCTTGCGGCCCGGTACGGGCACCCTCATGCCGGATCCGGGTAGCCTCGTGCGCGTGGAGTTCGAGGGCTTCCGGGCCAATGGCACGCTCTTCGATTCCTCGAAGCGCAAGGGCAAGCCGCAGATCTTCGAGCTTTCCGAGACCGTGCGTGGCCTCTCGGAGGCGCTCACCCACATGGTGGAAGGGGAGGTTGCGCGCTTTTGGATTCCCGGGCACCTGGCCTACGGCGACAAACCCGAAGATCCCCGTCTGCCCGCCGGGCCGCTGGTCTTCGAGCTCGAGCTGCTCAAGATCGTGCGTCGCTGA
- a CDS encoding Rid family detoxifying hydrolase, with translation MAHTKVSTTAAPAAIGPYVQAKVARGQRFVFCSGQIPLDPATGAFVGDGDVVVQTHRVMKNLEAVLAAAGVSWAEVVKTTIFLVDMGDFAAVNEVYASYVGAEPPARATVAVAALPKGARVEIEALAVAD, from the coding sequence ATGGCGCACACCAAGGTTTCCACCACGGCAGCTCCTGCGGCCATCGGGCCCTACGTCCAGGCCAAGGTCGCGAGGGGGCAGCGCTTCGTGTTCTGTTCGGGACAGATTCCCCTCGATCCGGCCACGGGCGCGTTCGTGGGCGACGGCGATGTGGTGGTGCAGACGCACCGGGTAATGAAGAACCTCGAGGCGGTCTTGGCGGCCGCAGGCGTGAGTTGGGCCGAGGTGGTCAAAACCACCATTTTTCTCGTCGACATGGGAGATTTTGCTGCGGTCAACGAGGTCTACGCTTCGTACGTCGGGGCCGAGCCGCCCGCCCGCGCGACCGTTGCCGTGGCCGCGCTGCCCAAGGGGGCCCGGGTCGAGATCGAAGCCCTGGCCGTCGCCGATTGA
- a CDS encoding HesA/MoeB/ThiF family protein, with amino-acid sequence MSASGPRIATSMPSGQVLIVGAGGLGCGAVLALAAAGIETLTVLDDDVVDESNLHRQVLHRDEFVGRPKVESLTATLARRFPATKVRGLETRLTVDNALSLFTAHQVILDGSDNLETKFLVNDAAVLAGRPLVHGAAVGTMGQLVTVPAGGRPCYRCLFEDLPPQGAEAVSCNEAGVLGPVPGVIGALQAHEAIRLLCGKTPAFSGRLVRYDSPAMTMRSITFRPNPTCGVCGEAPPVPITQLDAGAYGPSACRSETHRED; translated from the coding sequence ATGAGCGCCTCCGGACCACGGATCGCCACATCGATGCCCTCGGGGCAGGTCCTGATCGTAGGTGCGGGGGGGCTTGGCTGCGGGGCGGTGCTCGCGTTGGCAGCCGCAGGCATCGAAACGCTTACCGTGCTCGACGACGACGTGGTGGACGAGTCGAACCTGCACCGCCAAGTGCTTCACCGGGACGAGTTCGTGGGACGGCCCAAAGTGGAGTCCCTGACGGCCACCTTGGCGCGGCGATTCCCGGCGACGAAGGTCAGAGGCCTCGAGACCCGCCTCACCGTGGACAACGCCCTCAGCCTCTTCACGGCCCACCAGGTCATCCTGGACGGCTCCGACAACCTGGAGACCAAGTTTCTCGTCAACGACGCCGCCGTGCTGGCGGGGCGCCCCCTGGTGCACGGGGCCGCGGTGGGAACGATGGGCCAGCTCGTCACCGTTCCTGCCGGAGGCCGCCCTTGCTACCGCTGTCTGTTCGAGGACTTGCCCCCCCAGGGTGCTGAAGCCGTCAGCTGCAACGAGGCGGGGGTGCTGGGGCCCGTGCCTGGTGTCATCGGAGCCCTGCAGGCGCACGAGGCGATTCGCCTACTTTGTGGTAAGACTCCTGCCTTTTCAGGCCGACTTGTCCGCTATGATTCGCCCGCGATGACCATGCGCAGTATCACATTTCGACCCAACCCCACATGCGGGGTGTGTGGTGAGGCGCCCCCGGTCCCGATCACCCAACTCGACGCCGGGGCATACGGCCCCTCGGCGTGCAGGTCCGAAACACACCGTGAAGATTGA
- a CDS encoding MoaD/ThiS family protein yields the protein MPTVRIPTPLRKLTNGLEEVQAGGANIGEVLSNLETQYPGIKERICDDQGKVRRFVNIFANDEDIRFMQNLETPVNDADEISIVPAIAGGC from the coding sequence ATGCCCACCGTCCGCATTCCCACCCCGCTGCGCAAACTCACCAACGGCCTCGAAGAGGTCCAGGCCGGCGGCGCCAACATTGGCGAGGTGCTGAGCAACCTGGAAACTCAGTACCCCGGCATCAAAGAGCGCATCTGCGACGATCAGGGCAAGGTGCGCCGCTTCGTGAACATCTTCGCGAACGACGAAGACATCCGTTTCATGCAGAACCTGGAGACCCCCGTCAACGACGCCGACGAGATCTCCATCGTTCCCGCGATCGCGGGCGGCTGCTAA
- the cysK gene encoding cysteine synthase A, which yields MPVVKNMLSLIGGTPLVRLRNLPRPGSADLFAKCEHFNPGGSVKDRVALSMIETAEREGRLIPGQSVIVEPTSGNTGVGLALVSAVKGYRLILTMPDNMSLERRMLLKAYGAELYLTPAAEIMKGAVQKATELCQENPGFVMLQQFKNPANPAAHRRTTGPEILAQLEAFDGRRPDAFVAGVGTGGTITGVGQALRHVNPAVALIAVEPERSAVLSGGTPGEHRLDGIGAGFVPDILDRALLSEIRTVSEHDAQRTKLDLARREGLLVGVSAGAAVKVALDVAAALGPGKTVVTVLCDTGERYFSTDEAFARQYPDLAPHEPRTP from the coding sequence CTGCCCGTGGTGAAGAACATGCTGTCGCTCATCGGCGGCACGCCCCTCGTGCGCCTGCGCAACCTGCCGCGTCCCGGCTCGGCTGATCTGTTCGCCAAGTGTGAGCACTTCAACCCGGGCGGCTCGGTGAAGGACCGCGTGGCGCTCTCGATGATCGAAACCGCGGAACGCGAAGGGCGTTTGATCCCAGGCCAATCGGTGATCGTCGAGCCCACCTCGGGAAACACGGGGGTGGGCTTGGCGCTCGTCTCCGCCGTGAAGGGGTACCGGCTCATCTTGACGATGCCGGACAACATGTCGCTCGAGCGGCGCATGCTACTCAAGGCCTATGGGGCCGAGCTCTACCTGACCCCCGCCGCGGAGATCATGAAGGGGGCGGTTCAAAAGGCCACGGAACTTTGCCAGGAAAACCCTGGCTTCGTGATGCTGCAACAATTCAAGAACCCGGCGAACCCGGCGGCCCACCGGCGGACCACGGGGCCCGAGATCCTCGCGCAGCTCGAGGCCTTCGACGGGCGCCGCCCCGACGCCTTCGTTGCGGGCGTGGGCACGGGGGGAACCATCACCGGGGTGGGCCAAGCCCTCCGGCATGTCAACCCGGCCGTGGCGCTCATCGCCGTGGAACCCGAACGAAGCGCGGTGCTCTCCGGGGGAACACCGGGCGAGCATCGGCTCGACGGCATCGGTGCCGGTTTCGTTCCCGACATCCTGGATCGGGCGCTTCTGTCCGAGATTCGCACGGTCTCCGAGCACGACGCCCAACGAACCAAGCTGGACCTGGCGCGCCGAGAAGGCCTCCTGGTGGGTGTTTCGGCAGGCGCCGCGGTCAAGGTGGCGCTCGACGTCGCGGCCGCTCTCGGCCCTGGCAAGACGGTCGTCACCGTTCTGTGTGACACGGGTGAGCGCTACTTCAGCACGGACGAAGCCTTCGCCCGTCAGTACCCCGACCTGGCTCCTCACGAGCCGCGCACGCCCTGA
- a CDS encoding CoA-binding protein → MPTVVIVGASSDPNKFGHRAVRAYAKKGWTVIPINPHETTIAGLAVRPRLEDVTGPVDRVSFYVPPHVGLGLLPAVRALAPREFWVNPGAESDALIAEAERLGLDPINACSIVDIGERP, encoded by the coding sequence ATGCCAACCGTGGTCATCGTGGGTGCCTCGTCCGATCCGAACAAGTTCGGACACCGCGCGGTGCGCGCGTACGCAAAAAAAGGGTGGACGGTCATCCCCATCAACCCTCACGAAACCACGATCGCCGGCCTCGCTGTGAGGCCCCGCCTCGAGGACGTGACCGGCCCTGTCGACAGGGTGTCGTTCTACGTGCCGCCCCACGTGGGCCTTGGCTTGTTGCCTGCCGTTCGGGCGCTCGCGCCCCGCGAGTTTTGGGTGAACCCAGGCGCCGAAAGCGACGCCCTGATCGCCGAAGCCGAGCGTTTGGGGCTCGACCCGATCAACGCATGCAGTATCGTGGACATCGGAGAACGCCCGTGA
- a CDS encoding cysteine synthase family protein, whose amino-acid sequence MSTATAVSQPALHDDDYASEPEPVARARARVADDITKLIGRTPLVRLSAFDAPFPGVEIWAKCEFMNPGGSVKDRAAGQMIRDAFAAGRLTPDRSLIDASSGNTGIAYSLIGAALGFEVTLVLPGNVSWARKKITQAYGTQLVFSSELEGSDGAIRLCRKLVEDTPGRYFYPDQYANESNPRGHQLTTAQEIWEQTEGRVTHFVAGIGTSGTIMGTGRGLRAHNPAVEIWAVEPDDALHGLEGLKHMASSIVPGIYHPDELTGVLPMPTDEAWDVSERLGAEAGILAGHSSGAALAGAVRLAQALARKGQPGVIVTVFPDRADRYFEAPVEPRERNR is encoded by the coding sequence ATGAGCACCGCGACCGCCGTTTCGCAACCCGCCTTGCACGACGACGACTATGCTTCCGAGCCCGAGCCCGTCGCCCGCGCGCGGGCACGTGTGGCCGACGACATTACGAAGCTCATCGGCCGTACACCCCTCGTGCGGCTCTCGGCGTTCGATGCGCCTTTTCCCGGCGTGGAGATCTGGGCCAAGTGCGAGTTCATGAACCCGGGGGGCTCCGTCAAGGACCGCGCGGCGGGCCAGATGATTCGCGATGCGTTCGCCGCGGGCCGCCTCACACCGGACAGAAGCCTCATCGACGCCTCGTCGGGCAATACCGGCATCGCTTACTCACTCATCGGCGCCGCGCTGGGGTTCGAGGTGACGCTGGTGCTTCCAGGCAACGTGTCGTGGGCGCGCAAGAAGATCACCCAGGCCTACGGCACGCAGCTGGTGTTCTCTTCCGAGCTCGAGGGCTCGGATGGTGCCATTCGGCTGTGCCGCAAGCTCGTCGAAGACACGCCGGGCCGGTACTTTTATCCGGACCAGTACGCGAACGAATCGAACCCGCGCGGCCACCAGCTGACCACGGCGCAGGAGATCTGGGAACAGACCGAGGGGCGCGTGACCCATTTCGTGGCGGGCATCGGCACGAGCGGCACGATCATGGGCACCGGGCGCGGTCTGCGGGCCCACAACCCTGCCGTGGAGATCTGGGCCGTCGAACCTGACGATGCGCTTCACGGACTCGAGGGGCTCAAACACATGGCCAGCTCGATTGTGCCCGGCATCTACCACCCGGACGAGCTCACGGGCGTGCTGCCGATGCCTACCGACGAGGCCTGGGACGTGAGCGAGCGGCTCGGCGCGGAGGCGGGCATCCTGGCGGGGCACTCTTCGGGGGCGGCCCTGGCCGGGGCCGTTCGCCTTGCCCAAGCCCTTGCCCGTAAAGGCCAGCCCGGTGTCATCGTGACAGTGTTTCCCGACCGCGCCGATCGCTACTTCGAGGCACCTGTCGAGCCGCGTGAACGCAACCGCTGA